The Bremerella alba genome includes a window with the following:
- a CDS encoding outer membrane protein assembly factor BamB family protein has translation MLRMSLLATLVAASLSISSSILEAGPFRLVIQGNNKLAIVDHQGDIEWEMPWGGIHDIHVLSNGHIMVQQGAAKIAEIDPQTKNVVWSYDSAKRNGNEGKRIEVHAFQPLANGNVMIAESGAGRLIEVNRDGKLLKEVPLKLDNPHPHSDTRLVRKLDNGNYLVAHENDGHIREYDGESGKVVWDYEVPMFDQKPRGGHGPEAFGNKAFAAVRLKNGHTLIATGNGHSVIEVTPEKEIVWKIGQNDLPGITLAWVTTLEVLPNGHYVIGNCHAGPDNPLLVEVDPKTKKVVWQFDQFDVFGNSAPNSQLLSVEADVIR, from the coding sequence ATGTTGCGAATGTCGCTTCTCGCTACCCTGGTTGCCGCTAGTCTCTCGATTTCCTCTTCGATTCTGGAAGCAGGCCCATTTCGCCTGGTAATCCAAGGCAATAACAAGTTGGCCATCGTCGACCATCAGGGAGACATCGAGTGGGAAATGCCGTGGGGTGGGATTCATGACATTCACGTGCTGAGCAATGGCCATATCATGGTTCAGCAGGGAGCGGCAAAGATTGCTGAAATCGATCCCCAAACCAAGAACGTCGTGTGGTCGTACGACTCTGCCAAGAGAAACGGCAACGAAGGGAAACGCATCGAAGTCCACGCGTTTCAGCCTTTGGCAAACGGCAACGTGATGATTGCCGAGTCAGGTGCCGGGCGACTTATTGAAGTCAACCGCGATGGCAAGCTACTGAAAGAAGTTCCGCTGAAGTTGGACAACCCGCACCCCCACTCTGATACACGACTAGTACGTAAGCTAGACAACGGCAATTACCTGGTAGCCCACGAAAATGACGGCCACATCCGCGAATATGACGGCGAGTCGGGCAAGGTAGTTTGGGATTATGAAGTCCCTATGTTCGACCAAAAACCGCGAGGAGGCCACGGCCCGGAAGCTTTTGGCAACAAGGCCTTCGCGGCTGTTCGTTTGAAAAATGGACACACACTCATTGCCACCGGCAATGGACATAGCGTGATCGAAGTGACACCTGAAAAGGAAATCGTCTGGAAGATCGGTCAGAACGATTTGCCCGGCATCACGCTAGCATGGGTCACGACGCTCGAAGTCTTACCCAACGGCCATTATGTTATCGGCAACTGCCACGCCGGCCCTGATAACCCGCTGCTGGTCGAGGTCGATCCGAAGACCAAGAAGGTCGTTTGGCAATTCGACCAATTCGACGTCTTCGGCAACTCGGCTCCCAATTCGCAGCTCCTAAGCGTTGAGGCAGACGTCATTCGCTAA
- a CDS encoding Rho termination factor N-terminal domain-containing protein, which yields MAEWTAKDERQYDKIRESNLDRGMKQERAKEVAARTVNKQRRKDGKTPSRTTQGTGNPNTSLEERTKDELYNIAQEMDINGRSKMSKPQLVKAIRERR from the coding sequence ATGGCTGAGTGGACGGCAAAAGACGAACGGCAATACGATAAAATCCGCGAAAGCAATCTTGATCGTGGAATGAAACAAGAGCGAGCCAAAGAAGTGGCTGCTCGAACCGTTAACAAACAGCGGCGAAAGGATGGGAAGACGCCCAGTAGAACAACACAGGGTACCGGCAATCCTAATACGTCCTTGGAGGAGCGAACCAAGGACGAGCTTTACAACATCGCCCAAGAGATGGACATCAATGGTCGAAGCAAGATGTCCAAGCCGCAGTTAGTGAAGGCCATTCGCGAGCGTCGTTAG
- a CDS encoding DUF5060 domain-containing protein — translation MRLLLSLSVIVAACFQIGAVYAAEISGQPMAWHKLTLTVNGPQASETDTKPNPFTDYRMTVTFAHESGEPKYVVPGYFAADGQAAETSAAAGNKWRAHVSPDKPGKWTYQVSFVQGNGIAVDGKQEGKPVAGANGDAGAFTVEPSDKSERDFRAEGRLTYVGKHYLQFAGSKRYFLKAGPDAPETLLAYEDFDGTRANKKNVPLKTWQPHVQDWREGDPTWQAGKGKGLIGAINYLSAKGCNSFSFLPYNAGGDGDNVWPFVSRNDKFHYDCSKLDQWQVVFDHAQAQGLYLHFKLQETENDDNNHKGKGTVPTALDDGDLGPERKLYCREMVARFGYELALNWNLGEENTQSSQQQRDMVAYLKEVDPYDHLIVVHTYPNQQDKVYPELLGNRSEVTGASLQNPWNQAHERTLKWVTQSRQAGRPWVVANDEQNPAGLGVPPDAGYQDFDGKAGDGDKAYDRHDIRQQTLWGTLLAGGAGVEYYFGYKLPQNDLICEDFRSRDRAWDDCRIAIDFFSSHGIPFWEMNNVDSLVEGVARDRTYGFAKPNDLYLIYAPSGGDVQLNLKDVKGSFAVQWFNPREGGELRRGSITSVEGGSLVSLGQAPSQRDQDWLIMVRK, via the coding sequence ATGCGATTGCTTCTCTCGCTTTCAGTTATTGTTGCGGCATGTTTTCAGATTGGTGCTGTGTATGCTGCGGAAATTAGTGGTCAACCGATGGCATGGCATAAGCTCACGCTGACCGTCAATGGACCGCAAGCGAGTGAAACGGATACGAAACCCAATCCGTTTACCGACTATCGAATGACAGTCACGTTTGCCCATGAAAGTGGTGAACCGAAATACGTTGTCCCTGGTTACTTTGCCGCCGATGGTCAGGCCGCAGAAACATCTGCCGCGGCAGGGAATAAGTGGCGTGCTCACGTCTCGCCGGATAAGCCTGGTAAATGGACATACCAGGTTTCATTTGTGCAAGGAAATGGCATTGCCGTCGACGGCAAGCAGGAAGGTAAACCGGTAGCAGGTGCCAACGGAGACGCTGGCGCATTCACCGTTGAGCCGAGCGATAAGTCGGAACGTGACTTCCGCGCCGAAGGCAGACTTACCTACGTGGGTAAGCACTATCTACAGTTTGCCGGCAGCAAACGATATTTTCTCAAAGCGGGCCCCGATGCCCCCGAGACGCTGCTGGCCTATGAAGATTTCGATGGGACACGGGCCAATAAGAAGAATGTCCCACTGAAGACATGGCAACCTCACGTCCAGGACTGGCGGGAAGGGGACCCTACCTGGCAAGCCGGCAAAGGCAAAGGACTGATCGGCGCTATCAATTATCTGTCTGCCAAAGGGTGCAATTCGTTTTCGTTTCTGCCTTACAACGCCGGAGGAGATGGCGACAACGTGTGGCCTTTTGTCAGTCGCAACGACAAGTTTCACTACGACTGCTCGAAACTTGACCAGTGGCAAGTGGTTTTTGATCATGCCCAGGCCCAAGGTTTGTATCTTCATTTCAAGTTGCAGGAAACCGAGAACGATGATAACAACCATAAGGGGAAGGGGACGGTTCCCACGGCGTTGGACGATGGAGATCTCGGGCCTGAGAGAAAGCTCTATTGCCGAGAGATGGTTGCCCGTTTTGGTTACGAGTTGGCACTCAATTGGAACCTGGGGGAAGAGAACACGCAGTCTTCGCAACAACAGCGTGACATGGTCGCCTATCTGAAAGAGGTCGATCCGTACGACCACCTGATTGTCGTTCATACGTATCCTAATCAGCAAGATAAGGTCTACCCGGAGCTACTGGGCAATCGGTCCGAGGTAACCGGGGCGTCGCTGCAAAATCCCTGGAATCAAGCCCATGAAAGGACATTGAAGTGGGTTACCCAGTCGCGCCAGGCAGGACGTCCCTGGGTGGTTGCCAACGACGAGCAAAACCCGGCCGGCCTGGGTGTGCCTCCGGATGCTGGGTATCAAGATTTCGACGGTAAGGCGGGCGATGGCGACAAGGCTTATGATCGTCACGATATTCGTCAGCAAACGTTATGGGGAACGCTACTGGCAGGTGGGGCTGGCGTCGAATACTACTTCGGTTATAAGCTGCCGCAGAATGACCTCATTTGCGAAGACTTCCGGAGTCGTGATCGAGCCTGGGATGATTGCCGCATCGCGATCGACTTCTTCTCTTCGCACGGGATTCCCTTCTGGGAGATGAACAACGTCGATTCGCTCGTTGAGGGAGTTGCCCGGGATCGGACGTATGGGTTTGCCAAACCGAATGATTTGTACCTGATCTATGCCCCATCTGGTGGTGATGTTCAGCTTAACTTAAAAGACGTGAAGGGATCGTTTGCTGTCCAATGGTTCAACCCTCGCGAAGGAGGTGAGCTTCGGCGAGGAAGTATAACTTCTGTCGAAGGCGGCAGTTTGGTCTCACTGGGTCAGGCACCTAGTCAACGAGATCAAGACTGGCTGATTATGGTTCGCAAATAG
- a CDS encoding RNA polymerase sigma factor yields the protein MDTSVSFLDSLQYTSDEEAWGRLVGMYSPLIRGWLKRYGASLDDMEDITQEVLTVVFRRFPEFRREPRPGAFRAWLRTIAANCLRDHWRKKNKQPPGIGGSDFGQVVAQLQDPESGLSAQWNREHDRHVIQYLLQEVRPAFTEKTWSAFQRFALDGLSADDVSQELGISVNAVFVAKSRVLSRLRQRGLGLID from the coding sequence ATGGACACCTCGGTCAGCTTTCTCGACTCGCTGCAATATACCTCCGATGAAGAGGCATGGGGGCGATTGGTGGGAATGTACTCTCCGCTGATTCGGGGTTGGCTCAAGCGGTATGGGGCATCGCTGGACGACATGGAAGACATCACCCAGGAAGTGCTAACGGTCGTATTTCGTCGCTTTCCTGAATTTCGGCGTGAACCCCGTCCCGGAGCGTTTCGCGCCTGGCTGCGAACCATTGCGGCGAATTGCCTGAGAGACCATTGGCGTAAGAAGAACAAACAGCCCCCGGGCATTGGCGGCAGCGACTTTGGTCAGGTCGTAGCCCAGCTTCAAGATCCCGAGAGCGGCTTGAGTGCTCAATGGAATCGAGAGCACGATCGCCACGTGATACAATACCTGTTGCAGGAAGTACGCCCCGCATTCACCGAGAAGACCTGGTCTGCGTTTCAGCGTTTTGCTCTGGATGGCCTTAGCGCGGACGATGTGAGCCAAGAGCTAGGAATCTCAGTGAATGCGGTCTTTGTGGCCAAGTCGCGAGTGCTTTCTCGATTGCGTCAACGAGGACTGGGACTCATTGATTAG
- a CDS encoding serine/threonine protein kinase: MNETSVMHPTPDELESFFHGTLAESDRQRIEDHIGQCDTCCDVLRTIPHDPLVERIHAATSSIDDGLTPVGSPTPVFQEEDAGTIPTALLDHPRYRIIRQLGQGGMGIVYQAEHKLMERVVALKVISSRLMKNELAVERFHQEVKAAAKLSHRNIVTAYDAEQAGEMHFLVMEYIDGISLDQLVARRKPIPVLHACNYVTQAAQGLQHAFERGTVHRDIKPHNLMRTTRGTIKILDFGLARFATQSEQSPDDPGLTADFTALGTPDYMAPEQARDSKRADIRADLYSLGCTLYFLLAGHAPFPEGTAFEKVIGHCERQPRPLSEIRDDIPPEVIAIVEKMMAKSPDDRYQTPGEVVEHLKPFGHPNSLYASDTTTTRPSISNPMLSAPKTEPNKLTPTQRSKSKPRPQVSPFSRWVRKNRYLIGGGGAIVGAIVAILLLSNFGNDNPRTPFDVGSIPFPEQHPSPLPANAQEWVDLISRVDLPANAVAGNWQVTPDGQLHVDEGPGARIMLPFQPPREYDLDVQFTRNSGSQSIALHFIDGEGIASFDIDGWSENLGGIQNIDGADIRTNATRVDNVVLENGRRYRAEVRVRRNQVQAFLDGQLLSTYEGDGSDLTLLDLWRLPANSLGLGAYDSDTTFHQVRLRPVSN, from the coding sequence ATGAACGAGACTAGCGTGATGCACCCAACGCCAGATGAGCTCGAATCGTTCTTTCATGGCACCCTTGCCGAGTCAGATCGCCAGCGTATCGAAGACCACATCGGCCAGTGCGATACCTGTTGTGATGTCTTGCGCACGATTCCACACGACCCACTCGTTGAACGAATTCACGCCGCGACCAGCAGCATCGACGATGGACTGACGCCGGTTGGTAGCCCCACCCCGGTTTTCCAAGAGGAAGACGCCGGAACGATTCCCACCGCTTTGCTCGACCACCCACGATACCGCATCATTCGTCAACTTGGCCAAGGTGGGATGGGAATTGTTTATCAAGCCGAGCACAAACTGATGGAACGCGTGGTCGCCCTGAAAGTAATCAGTTCGCGGCTCATGAAGAACGAACTTGCAGTCGAACGATTTCACCAGGAAGTTAAAGCGGCGGCCAAGCTTTCGCATCGCAATATTGTTACTGCTTACGATGCAGAACAAGCAGGCGAAATGCACTTTCTGGTCATGGAATACATCGACGGAATCAGTCTTGATCAACTGGTGGCCCGACGAAAGCCGATACCCGTATTGCATGCGTGCAACTACGTGACTCAGGCCGCGCAAGGCTTGCAACATGCCTTCGAGCGGGGTACGGTTCACCGAGACATTAAGCCCCACAACTTGATGCGAACCACACGCGGAACGATCAAGATTCTGGACTTTGGCTTAGCACGCTTTGCCACCCAGTCAGAGCAATCGCCAGACGACCCTGGACTGACGGCCGACTTTACTGCGCTCGGCACGCCTGACTACATGGCCCCAGAACAAGCTCGCGATTCCAAGCGTGCAGACATTCGAGCAGACCTCTATAGCCTTGGGTGCACGCTCTATTTTCTGCTCGCCGGACATGCTCCTTTTCCCGAGGGTACGGCGTTCGAGAAAGTTATCGGCCATTGCGAACGCCAGCCGCGGCCTCTATCTGAGATTCGTGATGACATCCCACCTGAAGTCATTGCCATCGTCGAAAAGATGATGGCCAAGTCACCAGATGACCGCTACCAAACCCCAGGCGAAGTTGTCGAGCATCTCAAACCATTCGGGCACCCTAACTCCCTCTATGCCAGCGACACGACTACCACTCGGCCAAGCATATCAAATCCCATGCTTTCGGCACCTAAAACCGAGCCAAACAAGCTCACACCAACGCAGCGCTCCAAGTCAAAACCTCGTCCGCAGGTCAGTCCCTTTTCCCGGTGGGTAAGAAAGAATCGATATCTGATCGGAGGTGGCGGCGCTATCGTGGGGGCCATCGTTGCGATTCTATTACTGAGCAACTTTGGTAATGACAACCCGCGTACTCCATTCGATGTCGGTTCAATTCCATTTCCTGAACAGCATCCATCGCCGCTACCTGCAAACGCTCAGGAGTGGGTGGATCTGATCTCCAGGGTAGACCTTCCTGCAAACGCCGTTGCGGGAAATTGGCAAGTCACTCCTGACGGGCAACTGCACGTCGACGAGGGTCCGGGTGCACGAATCATGTTGCCGTTTCAACCACCGCGCGAATATGACCTCGATGTTCAGTTTACGCGCAATAGCGGCTCACAATCGATCGCGTTGCATTTCATTGATGGAGAGGGCATTGCATCCTTCGACATTGATGGATGGAGCGAGAATCTGGGCGGAATTCAGAATATCGACGGCGCGGATATCCGCACCAACGCGACCCGAGTGGATAACGTTGTCCTGGAGAACGGACGCCGCTACAGGGCCGAAGTCCGTGTTCGTCGAAACCAGGTGCAAGCTTTTCTGGATGGCCAGTTGCTGTCGACCTACGAAGGAGACGGCTCGGATCTAACCCTGCTGGATCTCTGGAGACTGCCCGCAAACTCTTTGGGTCTAGGGGCTTACGACAGCGACACGACCTTTCACCAGGTGCGTCTGCGGCCTGTTTCGAACTGA
- a CDS encoding DJ-1/PfpI family protein → MPRPTLFTPKKPRQTASSHRNRRRLSRHLQSLEDRRMMAGDVATAELMPLESEFVETSTLDPVVETEWTLDPIVDLEATSGESLETILTVSGEVETEALIFSASIVSTIEQQLDAQYDLVESDDYHTNCLGNNERWIRSANGGWFYVMPSGEFYQWQGSFGNSTLLADFDSTHYDDPDLIAEPETIDASVHVEGDVLVITPDVDYTGSFQVEIGATDGTHNASQTVMVAVAESLPEIDPPEDPTANEPLPVLMVIANQDFYYQEYGDTRQSLEAAGLEVVVAATTTEVASPHWNSGQGADGGLVTPDLALMEAEAENYSAIVFIGGWGSSSYQYGFEGTYNQNAYNSTEALKVAVNDLINDFVAQDKYVAAICHGVSVLAYARVDGVSLLEGKTVSAWAGAAPNSDQPINSTRQNIELNGGTMVQSGAVGDPTTVEDDVIVDGRIITAENYDSAAMFGSVIGQLVSEPDYVDAVFAEWD, encoded by the coding sequence ATGCCACGACCAACCCTTTTCACCCCCAAAAAGCCACGTCAAACGGCTTCGTCCCATCGTAATCGCCGTCGACTGAGCCGCCATCTGCAGAGCCTGGAAGATCGTCGCATGATGGCCGGCGACGTAGCGACCGCCGAATTGATGCCGTTGGAGTCTGAGTTTGTCGAAACATCGACACTCGACCCGGTCGTCGAAACGGAATGGACGCTCGACCCAATCGTTGATTTAGAAGCCACCAGCGGCGAATCCCTAGAAACGATACTAACCGTCAGCGGCGAAGTGGAAACGGAAGCGTTGATCTTTTCGGCTTCCATTGTATCTACCATCGAGCAGCAACTGGATGCCCAGTACGATCTGGTCGAGTCAGATGACTATCACACCAACTGCCTAGGCAATAACGAACGTTGGATTCGCTCGGCCAATGGAGGCTGGTTCTATGTGATGCCGTCCGGCGAGTTCTATCAGTGGCAAGGCTCCTTCGGCAATAGCACGCTGCTGGCCGATTTTGATTCGACCCACTACGACGACCCTGACCTGATCGCCGAGCCCGAAACGATTGATGCCAGCGTTCATGTCGAAGGGGACGTTCTCGTTATCACGCCGGATGTCGACTACACCGGTAGCTTTCAGGTTGAAATCGGTGCAACCGATGGAACGCATAACGCAAGCCAAACTGTAATGGTTGCTGTCGCCGAGTCGCTTCCGGAAATTGATCCACCAGAAGATCCGACAGCCAACGAGCCCCTTCCCGTTCTGATGGTGATCGCTAACCAAGACTTCTACTACCAGGAATACGGCGACACGAGACAGTCGTTAGAAGCTGCTGGTCTGGAAGTTGTTGTTGCAGCGACGACCACAGAAGTGGCAAGCCCTCACTGGAATTCGGGCCAAGGGGCGGACGGTGGACTGGTTACGCCTGATCTGGCTCTTATGGAAGCCGAGGCCGAGAACTACTCTGCGATCGTCTTTATCGGTGGATGGGGATCTTCTAGCTACCAGTATGGTTTTGAGGGGACCTACAACCAAAATGCTTACAACAGCACCGAGGCTTTGAAAGTTGCAGTCAACGACCTAATCAACGATTTCGTCGCCCAAGACAAATACGTCGCCGCCATCTGCCATGGCGTTTCAGTCCTGGCCTATGCTCGGGTCGATGGCGTGAGCTTGTTAGAAGGCAAAACGGTTTCTGCGTGGGCTGGAGCGGCTCCGAATTCCGATCAACCGATCAATTCGACACGTCAGAATATTGAGCTCAATGGTGGCACGATGGTTCAGTCAGGCGCCGTCGGTGATCCCACCACGGTGGAAGATGACGTGATCGTCGATGGCCGAATCATCACGGCCGAGAACTATGACTCGGCGGCCATGTTCGGCAGCGTGATTGGCCAGCTTGTCAGCGAACCAGATTACGTAGATGCCGTGTTCGCTGAGTGGGACTAG